From the Primulina tabacum isolate GXHZ01 chromosome 3, ASM2559414v2, whole genome shotgun sequence genome, one window contains:
- the LOC142539527 gene encoding uncharacterized protein LOC142539527, which translates to MAAVSSFLTIRKPRVFCRKKEKERGGQSDYPYKVTEISPPPKNLGIRCLPSNLQNGESVTIEGQTYTISAVTHRYQLRKGKYEPSEKRLDVLSTGRYILNLYLENLFEKS; encoded by the exons ATGGCGGCTGTTTCAAGCTTTTTAACCATTCGAAAG CCTCGAGTTTTCTGTAGAAAGAAAGAGAAGGAGAGAGGAGGGCAAAGCGATTATCCTTACAAAGTTACTGAAATCAGTCCGCCGCCCAAGAATCTGGGCATTCGCTGCCTTCCTTCT AACCTGCAGAATGGGGAGAGTGTGACAATCGAAGGGCAAACTTATACTATATCAGCTGTTACTCATCGTTATCAGCTCCGGAAAGGGAAGTACGAGCCTAGTGAGAAAAGGCTAGACGTGTTATCCACTGGAAGATACATTCTAAACCTGTATTTGGAAAACTTGTTTGAAAAATCTTGA